CATACTTCGAATATAGGTCAAAAAAACATAGGCAGAAGGAAGTGAAATGCTTCTGAATCAAAAATCAAACATGTAATCGGATGGCAAGGTTAAGATGGCTTGCAAAGATTAGAATTATAATGATAATGAGCAAGCTGAACGCAAAAATATTGTAATACATTACCATAATAACGTAAGAATCTGAAATATATTAAGCATGACATTTCTCAAAGTACTCATCTATGTTCAGAACCGTAAAACTAAAGAAAACAGGCCAATTTTGTCGGAAATACCAAAACTATCAAAATACATAGGTCGAAAGAAGAAATGGAAGACATAACAAGTTAAAAATGGGATCAAGATCAGGCATCTGCAATGGTCACTTCAACCTCGACACCAGGTTCAATGGTGATGGAGGTGATTTGCTTAACAACATCTGGAGAGCTGTATAGGTCAATGACTCTCTTGTGGACACGGAGTTCAAATCTATCCCAGGTGTTGGTACCTGAAACAAAATGTAAAGTTATGAACATATTTCATTCCGTATAAAAGAACATTCATCGAACACTACACATTGATCACTAGACTTCAAAAGTCAAATAAGCAGGCTAAGGCTTACATACAGATCGATACTACTACATAAGGAGCATATAGTTAGCACACACTACAGGTGACATAAGCGAAAATTATGATACATGACTCAAGATAAAACCAGAAAgcataacataatcaagcatcaGAACCAAAATTTGGCCTACATAAACACACATGTACACGCATAAAATCAATTTCACAGTAACAAAATGAGAGCGACAAAGCCCTGCAGCGCACTCACATAGAAGTAAATTAATCTTGATATAATAATCAGAAAATTGAAAGATCCATTAATTCCAACCCATAACTGAGTCTTCCATAATTGTTGAAGAACATTATGATTTAAGTAATCAAAGACCATAAAAAAAAGGATTAAAATAAAAGACTCAAGACAATTAGCTGTTTTGAAAACCAAAGTTCGAAAAACAAGAACAACCCTTTCACCCTCACTGTTATGCCACTAAAAGTTTACATATAATTGACATCCAAAAGGTGAAACACAACCTATCATATTGGAGCAAACATTCACCATGCGTATAGATATAATTGAAAAAAACAGCCCAAACCAATAGACGGAGATACAATACATTGAAGAAGGAAGGGGCTTGCAAGAAATACAACTATACTGAAGTTGCCATATTTTTTTTCGCAAACTTGCCATTGCCAATTCAGTTATATTATGTtaaattacaataaaaaataGCATCTAACTTTGCATAAAGAACTTATTAAGCACATTTGGGTGGATAGCTGAATTAAGAACTTATTAAGCACTCATTTGTAAGTCATTCTAGGAGcttatttaaataaattgattaaaactAGGAACAAAAATGTAACCTTTATCATATTATAAAACTATCCAAAAAATATCTAAAACAACCTATTTCAATATTTCTGTTTCTAACCTATCATAATAAAATCTCTGTAAACTAATGAAAAAAGACCAAACAAAATGaagataaatgaaaaaaaaaataccttCTCCACAAGGGGACTTCCTGGTAGTGATGTGAAGAACTTTAGTGGGCATCCTAACAGGTCCCTTCACTCTAAGACGCTTATCCTTAGCACCACGAACCAAATCACCGCAAACTAATCATAACATCAGCAAAAGTGAAAGTGAGAACGTCAGTGAAGAAATAAAAAGCAACAAAATCATAAAACAAAACACGAACGGATCGAAGAAAGTACCCTTTTCGAGATTTTGGACGTGCTTGGAGGAGAGGGTGATCCTGATTTTGTGGATCTGCTCCTGGGACTCCTCCAAACCAGGCTTCGTGGGTTTAGGAGCTGCGTACGCCATTTTTGTTTGTTCGGAGTATACAAACTGAGAATGAAGATGAAATTAGGGCGCCGCAACAAATGGACAAGAGGGAACAAGGCTGGTAAGCAAGAGTTTAACAAGAAGAGACAGTTGGGTATGGGTTTTGGGTTTTAGGTTAAAAAATAGGCCCAGCCCATTAAAGTTTTATTTTGACATGCCAATCCACCAAAGTTTGAGAATGAGATTAGATTAGATGTGAACTTGTCCTAATGGATAGAGAATTCAACTTGCCACCCCCCAAATTAGCCATGGCACCCCTCAAAATGCATGAAAAGATTAAAATGTCCAACGAAAATCAtttaccacattttctgaaaattgcGAAGAcaatcagaaatttcaaattttagggcgATATCGGAAATTTAACGAGTGTACTAGAGATTTCGCGAAAACAAGTAAGTTTCCAGTATTTTTTACCGGAAATTGTGAAAGTTTCGgtatctttataaatttttaaaaataccgtaaattttgaaatttccggtattttgtcCAATACcagaaaatttgaaatatttgaaatttccagtattttgtattttttttaaaaattatatttttcttaaatttttaatttttttcagtgAGGACTAGAGGCAGGGATGGTACAGTTGTGGGTCAAGCCATCGATAGAGCCGAGGCTCGTGCTCGGGTTAATGCTGATGAGGCTAGTACGTCAGTCTTGCGTGCTGGACGCGTTGCTCTGACCGGTTCCTACTGGAAACGGAGGGCTGAGGAGGCGCGGGTGGGTAGGGGGTTCTATGCATCTCGGCGTCGGGGTGGTAGAGCTTCCACTGTTGTGGACGGGCAGACTGAGGTTGGTGAGGATGCTAGGGAGGTTGTTGCTCGGGAGTATCTTAAGGAGGATGTTGCTAGGGTTTGGGATGTTGTTCGGGAGGATGCTAGGGAGGATGTTACTATGGTTGAGTCGGTGGTTGCTAGGGTTGAGCCGGAGGTACCTGTTGCTGATGAGGGGGTCGTTAGAATTGAGGAGCGGGTGACTGTGGCTGATGAGCGGGTGACTGTGGCTATGCTGACCATGCCGCTTTTAGGATATGGCAGGGTGAGATATGTAACATTGCTTAATTtttattatgcaatttgattaatactattgtgttttaattgtattttttaattgtattttttttgttacaGGAGCGTCCAGTGCTGAAGTTCACTTCTCACGGGtcgaagttgaagaacttcccCGAGGGACCGATGGCTAAGGAGGTGACGAGATCGTTTGGGAGCTCCAATTGTTGGACTTTGCTGGATGCTCCATAACGATGCTGGACGCCCCTCTATTATCAACTTTTGTAGAGAGATGGCACCCGGAGACATTATCCTTCCATCTTCCATTTAAGGAGATGGGGGTGACTCTGGACGATATGCATGCCCTCTTTCACCTTCCGGTAGCTGGTACATTTTTTACACCTGTTCATAGGGACCAGACAACGGTGGTGCATATGGTGATAGATGCATTAGAGGTTGATGAGCTGGCTGTGCTTAAGGAGTTTGGTGACACTCAGGGCTTTCACCTCAGGATGTCTTGGTTGAGGAAGGTTTATCAAGAGCTTGTCGATGCAGTGAGGTACGAGGCTTCCGCTAGGGCGTACATGCTACATCTAGTGACATGTACTCTCTTTGCGAACAAATCTGCATATTATATAGATGTTCGCTATCTCGTCCTAACACCAGACAGCTTGCTGGTTATCTGAGCTTGCTACAGGTATATATAATTACatggttttttgtgttttattatattttacattggcttaattatttttatttatgtagtGTTGGATCTTCGAGCACTTCCCTCGCATCTATGAGCGGAGGACCCAGCATTGTGCGGCTGTTGACCCTTGTGCAATGAGGTGGAAGGCGTGACAGACCCTTCAAAGAGAGGCACCATTGATGGAGTACAGGTGGAGGCTAGATGCTCTGACGCTGGATGATGTTATCTGGACACCATATACAAGTCACCGTTCTCATCGTCCTTTTGATGCATACTCCTTATATTCAGGTTATGTCAGATGGGAGAGCCATGTGGCTAGACACTTGCCTGAGAGGTGTCTACGCCTGTTTGGTTATATACAGGGCATCCCGCGGCTGGTCCCGGAGGCTCTAGTTGGTGGCATTGATAGCTGGTTTCAGGGTCACATTCTCAGTTCCCCCGTGAGATCATGGATACAGCCATTGCGGTTCAGCAGCCTGGGTAGTGTCAGGATGAATACGTGGAGTGGTTTCTCAGAGTGTCACACCGTAGGGTCAGCCCCCATCTGTCGCTGCATATGATGTTCCAGGGCTTTCAGGTACCAGGGCTTCTTCACCACCCCCATCACCACCTCCACCTGCCGCTGGTGACCAGGACAGCCGCCTGCAGTACATCGAAGTTCACTTGAATAGCCTCATGGGTCTGGTGAACTCTGATGGTAAGGTCCACAGTATTTTAGCTAGGTTGACGGATGTTGCCCGTGGAGGACCTATGTAAATTCATTTTGTTATCATTGTATTATTTGTATGTTTTGTATGAACATCTTATTTATTGCATAATCTTTTTGGCTATTACATGTTTCGAGtagataaagaaaataacatcaataacaaacaaacatagttaacaaacatcaaatgacaaacaacaagcataaaattgaaaattaggaccctccaaaagtgtcggcaaaatctcaaccgtttaaaaaacaaaaaattgaaacatacaggaaatttagtttatttgaaattttcggtatgcCAGAAATTTGAAAATCCCGGTATACCTGAAATTTCAATATTTcggtataccggaaatttcaaataaacTAAATTTTCGGTATGTTGTACCGGAAATTTAAAATTAACTGAATTTCGGTATTTTTTACCAGAAATTTTGAAGTGCATACCGAAAATTTGCTTCAGAAATTCTttgtttttcacatttttttaataaggatAAGATTGGAATAAAAAATTAGAGGGTTGGCTGATACAATTTAGGGGGTGGCAAGTTAATTTCTCTAATTGATAGATTATTTACTAGGTGTTTTTGATAAATATGGGAAATCTCTAATTCCACCCTCGGGTATTCTCACGCACCATGTGATGGTGCGTTTCTAAAAATACTCTTTATTTTTGGAGGTGCATCTTCGGAAGCATTTTTTGTATTTAACATTGATTTGTTTCGTAGGTGTATCTACAGAACCT
The nucleotide sequence above comes from Vicia villosa cultivar HV-30 ecotype Madison, WI unplaced genomic scaffold, Vvil1.0 ctg.000009F_1_1_3, whole genome shotgun sequence. Encoded proteins:
- the LOC131621530 gene encoding small ribosomal subunit protein uS10y-like, which gives rise to MAYAAPKPTKPGLEESQEQIHKIRITLSSKHVQNLEKVCGDLVRGAKDKRLRVKGPVRMPTKVLHITTRKSPCGEGTNTWDRFELRVHKRVIDLYSSPDVVKQITSITIEPGVEVEVTIADA